A single region of the Prochlorococcus marinus str. MIT 0917 genome encodes:
- a CDS encoding CopG family transcriptional regulator — MNSNNCSGQNVSINVNLSLKDETLRMLIEMANDMGASLEDVISSITEDSVIDLERLQDDLGIVIIPEKCSKQDLINSIQ; from the coding sequence ATGAACTCAAACAACTGCTCGGGTCAAAACGTTTCTATAAACGTAAATCTTTCTTTAAAAGATGAGACTTTGCGAATGCTGATAGAGATGGCAAATGATATGGGCGCAAGTCTTGAGGATGTAATAAGCTCAATAACTGAAGACTCGGTAATTGATTTAGAGAGACTTCAGGATGATCTAGGCATTGTTATCATCCCCGAAAAATGTAGTAAACAAGATTTAATAAATTCGATTCAATAA
- the sppA gene encoding signal peptide peptidase SppA: MIWPLRRKSKKRMARICIEGPINSETRKNVLKALKQIEEREFPALLLRIDSPGGTVGDSQEIHSALLRLRDKGCHVVASFGNISASGGVYIGVGAEKIVANPGTITGSIGVILRGNNLSKLLEKVGIKFETVKSGIYKDILSPDRSLSSEERALLQSLIDSSYEQFVLAVSKGRNLTPEVVKSFADGRVFTGEQAKEFGLVDEIGDENDAKLLAIKIANLDEKTKPITFGKTKKKLLGFLPGGKLIQNILNALNLELEGNGQILWLYKP; the protein is encoded by the coding sequence ATGATTTGGCCCTTGAGACGAAAATCCAAAAAAAGGATGGCACGAATCTGTATTGAAGGTCCTATCAATTCAGAAACTCGAAAAAATGTTCTAAAAGCATTAAAGCAAATTGAGGAAAGAGAGTTTCCAGCCTTATTACTTCGCATTGATAGCCCTGGGGGAACAGTTGGTGATAGCCAAGAAATCCACAGCGCTCTCTTAAGGCTAAGAGATAAAGGTTGTCATGTTGTCGCTAGTTTTGGCAATATCTCAGCCTCAGGGGGGGTCTATATAGGCGTAGGTGCTGAAAAAATTGTTGCCAATCCAGGGACAATAACAGGTTCTATTGGTGTGATTTTAAGAGGTAACAACCTGTCTAAGTTATTAGAAAAGGTTGGTATTAAATTTGAGACCGTAAAAAGTGGAATTTATAAAGACATTCTTTCCCCCGATCGCTCTTTATCGTCGGAAGAGAGAGCACTCTTACAATCTTTGATTGATAGCAGTTACGAACAATTTGTTTTGGCAGTTTCAAAAGGAAGAAATTTAACCCCAGAAGTTGTTAAGAGTTTTGCCGATGGAAGAGTTTTTACTGGAGAGCAAGCCAAAGAATTTGGACTAGTGGATGAAATTGGTGATGAAAATGATGCAAAATTACTTGCTATAAAAATTGCGAACCTAGATGAAAAAACGAAACCAATTACCTTTGGCAAAACCAAAAAGAAATTATTAGGTTTTTTACCTGGAGGGAAATTAATTCAAAATATTTTAAATGCATTAAACCTAGAGTTGGAGGGGAATGGACAAATCCTTTGGCTATATAAGCCATGA
- the rpmH gene encoding 50S ribosomal protein L34, with the protein MTKRTFGGTSRKRKRVSGFRVRMRSHTGRRVVRTRRKRGRARLTV; encoded by the coding sequence ATGACAAAAAGAACTTTTGGAGGAACTAGTAGAAAAAGGAAAAGAGTTTCTGGTTTCAGAGTGAGAATGAGATCTCATACTGGGAGAAGAGTAGTAAGAACTCGTAGAAAACGTGGAAGGGCTCGTTTAACTGTATAA
- a CDS encoding glycosyltransferase family 4 protein — MINKQLKLILVSTPIGCLGSGKGGGVEITIISLIKGLISLGHKIILIAPKGSKLPFESELLEIRLIDGIDQPSWQHQKETDPILIPSNSVLPRLWEEAIYIANEYDAVINFAYDWLPLWLTKTQTIKIFHLISMGAESLIMKEIISEISELYPFQLAFHTKRQSKDYCLKNDPIIVGNGFDIENYLFNENENGPLGWAGRIAPEKGLEDAVKVANSLGEKLLVWGLIEDKEYASKIENIYTKEIIEWKGFLPTNKFQEQLGRCRVLINTPKWNEAYGNVIVEAMACGVPVIAYDLGGPGELIENGLNGFLVKPNDIEGLIKATKSISEIKRKNCRDWFEKKATNKVFAELVENWLDKGLNKQISADFQD; from the coding sequence GTGATTAATAAGCAATTAAAACTTATTCTTGTAAGCACACCTATTGGTTGTTTGGGCAGTGGAAAAGGAGGAGGAGTTGAAATTACTATTATTTCTCTCATAAAAGGCTTAATTTCATTAGGTCATAAAATTATTTTAATTGCACCAAAAGGATCAAAGTTACCTTTTGAAAGTGAATTGCTTGAAATAAGATTAATAGATGGAATTGATCAACCTAGTTGGCAACATCAGAAGGAAACAGATCCAATCTTAATTCCCTCTAATAGTGTTTTGCCAAGGTTATGGGAAGAAGCAATATATATAGCAAATGAATACGACGCTGTTATTAATTTTGCATATGATTGGCTTCCATTATGGTTAACAAAAACTCAAACAATTAAGATATTTCACTTAATTAGTATGGGCGCTGAATCACTAATAATGAAAGAAATTATTAGTGAGATAAGTGAATTATATCCATTTCAGTTGGCTTTTCATACTAAAAGACAATCTAAAGATTATTGTTTAAAAAATGATCCAATTATTGTTGGCAACGGTTTTGATATCGAAAATTATTTATTCAATGAAAATGAGAATGGACCATTAGGTTGGGCTGGAAGAATCGCGCCAGAAAAAGGTTTAGAAGATGCAGTAAAAGTTGCTAATTCTTTAGGAGAAAAATTATTAGTTTGGGGACTTATAGAAGATAAAGAATATGCATCAAAAATCGAAAATATTTATACAAAAGAAATTATTGAGTGGAAAGGATTTCTTCCAACGAATAAATTTCAGGAACAATTAGGACGATGTAGAGTGTTGATAAACACCCCTAAATGGAATGAAGCTTACGGTAACGTTATTGTTGAAGCGATGGCTTGTGGCGTCCCAGTAATCGCATATGATCTTGGAGGACCTGGGGAATTGATCGAAAATGGATTGAATGGTTTTTTGGTTAAGCCTAATGATATTGAAGGATTGATAAAAGCAACAAAATCAATCTCAGAAATCAAAAGAAAAAATTGTAGGGATTGGTTTGAAAAGAAAGCAACTAATAAAGTCTTTGCAGAACTAGTGGAGAATTGGCTTGATAAAGGCTTAAATAAACAAATCTCTGCAGACTTTCAAGATTAA
- a CDS encoding peroxiredoxin — MPLKLGDQIPDFSLSDQLGVARTNKQAKGRPLVLFFYPKDDTPGCTAENCGFRDKYDLFKLFGAEVWGVSGDDEASHRSFADKNKLPFPLLCDTDNSLRRAFGVPKVLGLLDGRVTYIVDARGVIRHIFNDLLNGPAHVNEALRVLGEIRN, encoded by the coding sequence ATGCCTTTAAAGTTAGGCGATCAAATACCTGATTTCTCACTCTCTGATCAGTTAGGAGTTGCTAGGACGAATAAGCAAGCTAAAGGTAGGCCACTAGTTCTATTTTTTTATCCGAAAGATGATACCCCTGGTTGCACAGCTGAAAATTGCGGCTTTAGAGATAAATATGATCTTTTTAAACTATTTGGTGCTGAGGTTTGGGGGGTGAGTGGTGATGATGAAGCTAGCCACAGATCTTTTGCTGACAAAAATAAGCTTCCATTTCCTTTACTATGTGATACAGATAATTCTTTGAGAAGAGCTTTTGGTGTCCCTAAAGTTCTTGGTTTGCTTGATGGCCGTGTGACTTATATTGTTGACGCTAGAGGTGTTATTAGGCATATTTTCAACGACCTTTTAAATGGTCCTGCTCATGTAAATGAAGCATTAAGAGTATTAGGTGAAATTAGAAATTGA
- a CDS encoding DUF2808 domain-containing protein, producing MFKKKLLSTFKKSFFIGFSAFLFGTGASILAPQSFASPGFFEYQWDPEPGYKRLKYYQSSSERNERSTYYFFLRGKERKEDIEKLTIAVPDYFEAKIKTKKLNLCKVKVGGYTERTRCLENIPSLIRVNDKQTIIEILPEKPIPNNKDNYAVVMKIFNPRKRGMFQFQALSQKGGDMLISTYLGTWNIDVQ from the coding sequence ATGTTCAAGAAGAAATTATTATCAACCTTTAAGAAAAGTTTTTTTATTGGATTTTCAGCTTTTTTATTTGGAACAGGGGCTTCCATTTTAGCTCCACAATCTTTTGCATCCCCAGGGTTCTTTGAATACCAATGGGATCCTGAGCCTGGATATAAAAGACTTAAATATTATCAATCCTCCTCTGAAAGAAATGAAAGATCGACTTATTACTTCTTCCTTAGAGGTAAGGAAAGAAAAGAAGATATTGAAAAACTGACGATTGCAGTGCCTGATTACTTTGAAGCAAAAATCAAGACAAAAAAATTAAACCTCTGCAAAGTAAAAGTTGGCGGATATACCGAAAGGACTCGTTGCCTAGAAAACATCCCTTCTTTAATTAGAGTTAATGATAAACAAACTATTATTGAAATCCTCCCAGAGAAACCAATACCAAATAATAAAGATAATTACGCGGTAGTAATGAAAATCTTCAATCCTAGAAAAAGAGGTATGTTTCAATTTCAAGCGCTGTCCCAAAAAGGTGGAGACATGCTTATCTCAACATATTTAGGGACTTGGAACATAGACGTACAGTGA
- the aroH gene encoding chorismate mutase, with the protein MNFSNEFTCLCALRGATTCENNSVDSITSAVEELLIELVSRNNLIPDQIISVTFSVTSDLDACFPASIARKKTGWEKIALLDCQQMFVKDDLSKCIRLLAYVYLPNEQMPKNPYLGKAKNLRPDR; encoded by the coding sequence ATGAATTTTTCAAATGAATTCACTTGCCTGTGTGCATTGAGGGGAGCAACGACTTGTGAAAATAATTCTGTTGATTCAATTACTTCGGCTGTAGAGGAATTGCTAATTGAATTAGTTTCTAGAAATAATTTGATCCCAGATCAAATTATTTCTGTTACTTTCTCCGTAACTTCAGACTTGGATGCTTGTTTCCCCGCTTCTATCGCTAGAAAAAAAACAGGCTGGGAAAAAATCGCACTTTTAGACTGTCAGCAGATGTTTGTGAAAGACGACCTATCTAAATGTATTCGGCTACTTGCTTACGTTTATTTACCTAACGAGCAAATGCCCAAAAATCCCTATCTTGGTAAAGCAAAAAATTTACGTCCTGACCGCTAA
- the psbF gene encoding cytochrome b559 subunit beta, long form codes for MNTLKLLLVLSPVIFTLAFADYWLRRWGVFVWDNGPTIKNEQVWEDTAIVADKGRPAGGYPVFTVRTLAVNALGIPTVFFLGAIFAMQFIRRGVINA; via the coding sequence ATGAACACACTTAAATTATTGCTGGTTCTTTCTCCAGTTATTTTTACTCTTGCCTTTGCTGATTATTGGTTACGTAGATGGGGAGTATTTGTCTGGGATAATGGCCCTACTATTAAAAACGAACAAGTTTGGGAAGACACTGCAATTGTTGCTGATAAAGGAAGACCAGCAGGTGGCTACCCAGTTTTCACTGTTAGGACTTTGGCAGTGAATGCATTGGGTATTCCAACAGTGTTTTTCCTTGGAGCAATATTTGCAATGCAATTTATTCGCCGTGGTGTAATAAACGCTTAA
- a CDS encoding ribonuclease P protein component → MVLPKHMRLKGHKCFDFIYKEGSRFYGPSMILRVTYANTKLQVKGINSKIRPTIKCAISISNKVSKKSVIRNKLRRLFHQHLSYRLSKMVFDRELWAFISLKPSCMKDSESNLLKECDKLLIKAGITK, encoded by the coding sequence ATGGTTTTGCCAAAACATATGAGACTCAAAGGTCATAAATGTTTTGACTTCATCTATAAGGAAGGCTCGAGGTTCTACGGTCCTTCAATGATTCTTAGAGTTACGTACGCAAATACAAAGCTTCAAGTCAAAGGAATCAACTCAAAGATCAGGCCTACGATAAAATGTGCAATATCAATAAGTAATAAAGTAAGCAAAAAATCAGTTATAAGAAATAAGCTTCGACGGTTATTCCACCAACATTTATCATACAGACTTTCTAAAATGGTTTTTGACAGAGAATTATGGGCTTTTATTTCCTTAAAGCCCTCTTGCATGAAAGATTCCGAGAGCAATCTGCTTAAAGAATGTGACAAACTGCTAATCAAGGCTGGAATAACAAAATGA
- a CDS encoding DMT family transporter, giving the protein MFVIWNWFLMILPFALWGTSMAAMAPLVNAAGPEIVASLRLLPAGLVVLASVPFLKRSWNISKDDLVWFLVFTLIDATLFQIFLAKGLMETGAGLGSVLIDSQPLMVALLARILFGDAINPIGWLGLVLGLVGIICLGVPTELLGNWFLLGKFESGSNFLSHGEVWMICAATSMALGTVLIRFACRNSDPVAVTGWHMVLGSVPLLVWHVFDKNWPLVPEWSPFEWTLMSYSSLFGSALAYGLFFWFASRKELTSFSTLAFLTPVFALITGGIWLGERLFLLQWIGVVLVLISVLFVSQRRRFWGDKSNNELIKEV; this is encoded by the coding sequence ATGTTTGTCATTTGGAATTGGTTTTTGATGATTTTGCCGTTCGCTCTTTGGGGTACATCAATGGCGGCTATGGCACCTTTGGTTAATGCAGCAGGACCTGAGATTGTAGCCTCACTAAGGCTTTTGCCTGCAGGTCTAGTAGTTTTAGCTTCAGTCCCTTTCTTGAAAAGGAGTTGGAATATTTCGAAAGATGACTTGGTGTGGTTTTTAGTATTTACTTTGATTGACGCAACTCTTTTTCAGATTTTTTTGGCTAAAGGTTTAATGGAAACGGGCGCAGGATTGGGATCTGTTCTTATCGATTCCCAACCTTTAATGGTTGCTTTGTTAGCAAGAATTTTGTTTGGGGATGCAATAAATCCAATTGGATGGCTTGGATTGGTGCTTGGCTTGGTTGGCATAATTTGTCTTGGAGTCCCTACTGAGTTGCTAGGGAATTGGTTTTTGCTGGGCAAATTTGAATCAGGAAGTAATTTTTTAAGCCATGGGGAAGTATGGATGATATGCGCAGCAACCTCGATGGCTTTAGGAACAGTGCTTATTCGATTTGCTTGCAGAAATAGTGATCCTGTTGCTGTAACAGGTTGGCACATGGTTTTAGGAAGTGTTCCTCTTCTCGTGTGGCATGTGTTTGATAAAAATTGGCCGTTAGTTCCAGAGTGGTCTCCTTTTGAATGGACTTTGATGTCTTATTCAAGTTTGTTTGGTAGTGCATTGGCCTATGGATTATTTTTTTGGTTTGCAAGCCGCAAAGAATTAACAAGCTTCAGTACCCTTGCCTTTTTAACACCTGTATTCGCCTTGATAACTGGCGGAATATGGTTGGGTGAGAGACTCTTCCTCCTTCAGTGGATTGGAGTGGTTTTGGTTTTAATTTCAGTACTATTTGTTAGTCAAAGGAGAAGATTTTGGGGAGATAAAAGCAATAATGAATTAATAAAAGAGGTTTAA
- a CDS encoding class I SAM-dependent methyltransferase: MSGFGIKKEEKSGSSKKLQKLSEKDLKAKSINNHIKGNLDEAEKGYITFLKNGYSDADIISNYALICEEKGENDKAIKLYKKCAKSYPNHIYTKLNLSFLYYKLNNLEKAAIIIEEAIKLKPSLPNSYCIRGLILKGLNKYDDAQLSLQQAIELDNNYFDAYINLGLLNKDSNKYDEAEEYYLKALEINNKSAIAHLNLGACYKEKKEIEKAILHTEKAIEIDNKLEKCYLNLASIYNQIGDYKKSLSLTKKEILLNKNSELSYQLISELIKKGELLNTSEKDNRELLKSILNRKDISHRELFGNINSLISKEILEKLYTLESDLYDSNEFKILSTDKELVKALSLLIFCSPLWEKVLGNIRKNILLSYSDKDKVSNTILEFTIALGSQCFLNEYVYYVSKEEKDKLIELKKTIRNKNNDYKLALISCYQSLSSINNKTIDLNTYVSNNKEFNNLLNLQYKELNDEKNISKGIKKIGKIKDSISKEVKNQYELNPYPRWRYNSYAKENKLNFFSVINSEIYPYQIKYNAGQFENKKINILIAGCGTGIQIIEASRYSNCEITAIDLSNSSISYAKRKVDEYGLKNVDFIEMDLLELKALNKRFDLIECSGVLHHMNDPTKGLSNLFNVLEPKGFLKLGFYSKHAREGIQKARNLIKEKNIKPNVDGIRRFRNDVLNGEIKQLNEITNWSDFYSTSMCRDLCFHSHENCYSLIEIKEMLKVSNLEFLGFTLSKDIKDQFQKKTKNTNSLKDLELWDKFEKLNPNSFREMYQFWARKSIE, translated from the coding sequence TTGAGTGGTTTCGGTATAAAGAAAGAAGAGAAAAGTGGCTCTTCTAAAAAACTCCAAAAGCTTTCAGAAAAGGACCTGAAGGCAAAATCAATCAATAATCATATTAAAGGTAATTTAGATGAAGCTGAAAAAGGTTACATAACTTTTTTAAAAAATGGGTATTCTGATGCAGATATAATTTCAAATTACGCACTCATATGTGAAGAAAAAGGAGAAAATGATAAAGCTATAAAACTATATAAAAAATGTGCCAAAAGTTATCCAAATCATATTTACACAAAATTAAATTTATCTTTTTTATATTATAAATTAAATAATTTAGAAAAAGCTGCAATAATAATTGAAGAAGCAATTAAATTAAAGCCAAGTCTTCCAAATAGCTATTGTATTAGAGGATTAATTCTGAAAGGTTTAAATAAATATGATGACGCTCAATTATCACTTCAACAAGCAATCGAACTAGATAATAATTACTTTGATGCTTACATAAATCTAGGATTGCTAAATAAAGATTCTAATAAATATGATGAGGCAGAAGAATATTATTTAAAAGCTTTAGAAATCAATAATAAATCTGCCATAGCTCATTTAAATCTAGGCGCTTGCTACAAAGAGAAAAAAGAAATAGAAAAGGCAATATTACATACAGAGAAAGCAATAGAGATAGATAATAAACTAGAAAAATGTTATTTAAATCTAGCTAGCATATATAACCAAATTGGTGATTATAAAAAATCACTCTCACTTACAAAAAAAGAAATTTTATTGAACAAAAATAGTGAATTAAGTTATCAACTTATAAGTGAATTAATTAAAAAAGGAGAATTATTAAATACATCGGAGAAAGATAATAGAGAATTACTTAAAAGTATATTAAATAGAAAAGATATTTCTCATCGAGAGCTATTCGGGAATATTAATAGCCTAATCTCCAAAGAAATATTAGAAAAATTATATACTTTAGAATCCGATTTGTACGACAGTAATGAATTCAAGATTCTTAGTACGGACAAGGAGTTAGTAAAAGCACTTTCGTTACTAATATTTTGCTCTCCGTTATGGGAAAAAGTTTTAGGAAATATACGAAAAAATATTCTTCTAAGCTATTCAGACAAAGATAAAGTAAGTAATACTATTCTTGAATTTACAATAGCTCTTGGATCACAATGCTTCTTAAATGAGTATGTATATTACGTATCTAAAGAAGAAAAAGATAAACTAATAGAACTTAAAAAAACGATCAGAAATAAAAATAATGACTACAAATTAGCCTTAATATCTTGTTATCAATCTCTATCATCAATAAATAATAAAACAATCGATTTAAATACCTATGTATCAAACAACAAAGAATTCAATAATTTACTGAATTTACAATACAAAGAGTTAAATGATGAAAAAAATATATCAAAAGGAATCAAAAAGATAGGAAAGATAAAAGATTCAATATCTAAAGAAGTAAAGAATCAGTATGAATTAAATCCATATCCTAGATGGAGATATAATTCATATGCTAAAGAAAATAAATTAAACTTTTTTTCAGTTATTAATTCTGAAATCTATCCATATCAAATTAAATATAATGCAGGTCAATTTGAAAATAAAAAAATAAATATACTTATAGCAGGGTGCGGAACTGGGATTCAAATAATTGAAGCATCTCGATATAGTAATTGTGAAATAACAGCAATCGATTTAAGCAATTCAAGTATCTCATATGCAAAGAGGAAGGTCGATGAATATGGATTAAAAAATGTAGATTTTATAGAAATGGATTTACTTGAATTGAAAGCACTAAATAAAAGATTTGATTTAATAGAATGCTCAGGTGTTCTCCATCATATGAATGATCCTACTAAGGGATTATCAAATCTATTTAATGTATTAGAACCAAAAGGGTTTTTAAAGTTAGGTTTTTATAGCAAGCATGCAAGAGAAGGAATACAAAAAGCGAGAAATCTAATCAAAGAAAAAAATATTAAACCAAACGTTGATGGAATAAGAAGATTCAGAAATGACGTTCTTAATGGAGAAATAAAACAGTTAAATGAAATAACTAATTGGTCAGATTTCTACTCAACCTCAATGTGTAGAGATCTCTGCTTTCACAGTCACGAAAACTGTTACTCATTAATTGAAATCAAAGAGATGTTAAAAGTATCTAATCTGGAATTCCTAGGTTTTACTCTTTCGAAAGATATAAAAGATCAATTTCAGAAAAAGACTAAAAATACAAATTCTTTAAAAGATTTAGAATTATGGGATAAATTTGAAAAATTAAATCCTAATTCTTTTAGAGAAATGTATCAATTCTGGGCTAGAAAATCAATTGAATAG
- a CDS encoding SemiSWEET family sugar transporter — translation MSDFNYIDLFGFLAALLTTIAFLPQLYKTWQTKSADDVSLIMLILFITGLFCWIIYGLKINSFPIIIANIITFIFNFSILILKITYRKK, via the coding sequence ATGAGTGACTTTAATTATATAGATTTATTTGGTTTTTTAGCGGCTTTACTCACTACCATTGCTTTTTTACCTCAATTGTATAAAACATGGCAAACAAAATCAGCTGATGATGTTTCATTAATTATGTTAATTCTTTTTATAACAGGCCTTTTTTGTTGGATTATTTACGGCTTAAAAATTAATTCTTTTCCTATCATAATTGCTAATATTATTACTTTTATTTTTAATTTTTCAATTTTAATTTTAAAAATTACATATAGAAAAAAATAA
- the fldA gene encoding flavodoxin FldA — MTVGIYFATTTGKTEDIAERLHGLLDSAEAPKDISDVDDLSELAGHDGVICGIPTWNTGADSERSGTAWDSILEDIGELSLSGKKVAIFGLGDSSTYTENYCDAMEELHRYFKQAGASMVGYTSKGDYTFDESKSVVGEEFCGLPLDEDSESDMTDERLSGWAEKLKGEMF; from the coding sequence ATGACTGTAGGAATCTACTTCGCTACAACAACAGGTAAAACCGAAGATATAGCGGAAAGGCTGCACGGCTTACTTGACTCTGCTGAAGCTCCAAAGGATATTTCAGACGTCGATGACCTTAGTGAACTAGCCGGACATGATGGGGTTATTTGTGGAATCCCTACATGGAATACTGGTGCAGACTCTGAGAGATCAGGAACTGCCTGGGACTCAATCCTTGAAGACATTGGAGAACTAAGTCTTAGTGGCAAGAAAGTTGCGATTTTTGGTTTAGGTGATTCTTCTACTTACACCGAAAACTATTGCGATGCAATGGAAGAACTTCATAGGTACTTCAAGCAAGCAGGTGCTTCAATGGTTGGTTACACTTCTAAAGGTGATTACACCTTTGACGAGTCAAAAAGTGTTGTTGGAGAAGAATTCTGCGGATTACCTCTTGATGAAGACAGTGAATCAGACATGACTGATGAAAGGCTTTCAGGATGGGCTGAGAAGCTAAAAGGCGAGATGTTTTAA
- a CDS encoding ArnT family glycosyltransferase, whose translation MKSLTNSFYASLKQRRRGLLCILFIGLIIFVWQLGTTGLVDETPPLFAAASRAMAETGNWFTPQVNGLPRFDKPPLVYWLMGLGYSIPGNNSWDPLGTWAARLPSALSTIFLMLVLGDTMMKYPQEENNFNRRIAVVTSLVFALSPLVIIWGRIAVSDALLCSTLGSCLLFQWRRFANPKGEVWWLSWIFLSLAVLTKGPVALVLSGLTILFFGLFQNNFIGILKILRLLPGFFLVFVISFPWYLIELLIEGKPFLDSFFGYHNLQRFTSVVNSHGEPWWFFLIVLCIASLPFTPFLLISIWKNFCNISKWPRRLIKKPEESLFEFSFFWLVAVFVFFTISATKLPSYWLPATPAASLLISLSLTNNIKEEFLKSLAWKFTIFLSILFSIFLFSSKLWIQFLNDPEIPNFVEELTKSFLIEKAGFIFLLIAALGIIFSSKKIYGKLLILQIPIVLSHFLVVLPTFDLADRLRQLPLRQASESLLNSRSKNEPLVMVGAMKPSIHFYTNQVIIFEGRSENAFVNISDRLNNEKRRGWKGRPIYGSNGSETTLLVIDKRSAEKTYWQGLNPKVIGNFGVYSVWRLDREILERRAKTLKKEGVISTWKNPRPERF comes from the coding sequence TTGAAAAGTTTAACTAACTCTTTTTACGCAAGTTTAAAACAAAGAAGACGTGGTCTTCTTTGTATTTTATTTATTGGATTAATAATTTTTGTTTGGCAATTAGGCACAACAGGTTTAGTGGATGAAACACCACCTTTGTTTGCTGCAGCTAGTAGAGCAATGGCAGAAACGGGGAATTGGTTCACTCCTCAAGTAAATGGATTACCTCGATTTGATAAGCCTCCTTTGGTTTATTGGTTGATGGGGCTGGGGTATTCAATCCCAGGGAACAACTCTTGGGATCCTTTAGGCACCTGGGCTGCCAGGCTTCCTTCTGCATTGTCAACAATTTTTTTAATGCTTGTTCTAGGGGACACAATGATGAAATATCCCCAAGAAGAAAATAATTTCAATAGAAGAATTGCAGTTGTTACTTCTCTAGTATTTGCATTGTCGCCTTTGGTAATAATTTGGGGAAGGATTGCTGTAAGTGACGCACTTCTTTGTAGCACTCTAGGAAGTTGCTTGCTTTTTCAATGGAGAAGATTCGCTAATCCAAAAGGAGAAGTTTGGTGGTTGTCTTGGATTTTTTTATCATTAGCAGTTTTAACTAAAGGTCCTGTCGCGTTAGTTTTATCAGGATTAACAATTTTATTTTTTGGCTTATTTCAAAATAATTTTATTGGAATTTTAAAAATATTGAGGCTACTTCCAGGATTTTTTCTTGTTTTTGTTATTAGTTTTCCTTGGTACTTAATTGAATTATTAATAGAGGGAAAGCCCTTCCTAGATAGTTTTTTTGGATACCATAACCTTCAAAGATTTACCTCGGTAGTAAATTCTCATGGTGAACCTTGGTGGTTTTTTTTAATAGTGTTATGTATAGCCTCTTTACCTTTTACGCCATTTTTATTAATAAGTATTTGGAAGAATTTTTGCAATATATCTAAATGGCCTAGAAGGCTTATTAAAAAACCAGAGGAATCATTATTTGAGTTCTCATTTTTTTGGTTAGTTGCTGTATTTGTCTTCTTTACTATTTCAGCTACAAAACTTCCGAGTTATTGGCTTCCTGCTACTCCTGCAGCCTCACTTTTAATATCACTTTCCTTAACCAATAATATAAAAGAGGAATTTTTAAAATCTCTGGCTTGGAAATTTACAATATTCTTATCAATACTCTTTTCCATATTTCTCTTCTCTTCAAAGCTATGGATTCAGTTTCTTAATGATCCTGAGATTCCCAATTTTGTAGAAGAATTAACCAAAAGCTTTTTAATTGAAAAAGCCGGATTTATTTTTCTTTTAATTGCTGCGCTAGGAATCATATTTTCCTCTAAAAAAATATATGGCAAACTATTGATTTTGCAAATCCCTATAGTTTTATCCCATTTTTTGGTCGTATTACCAACTTTTGATTTAGCAGATAGGTTGAGACAACTCCCCTTAAGGCAAGCCTCAGAATCACTTTTAAATTCTCGAAGCAAAAACGAACCTTTAGTAATGGTAGGAGCTATGAAACCATCAATTCATTTTTATACCAATCAGGTCATTATTTTTGAAGGTAGATCTGAAAATGCTTTTGTAAATATTTCAGATCGACTAAATAATGAGAAAAGAAGAGGCTGGAAAGGAAGGCCAATATATGGATCCAATGGCTCAGAAACTACTCTTTTAGTAATTGATAAAAGATCAGCGGAAAAAACTTATTGGCAAGGACTTAATCCAAAAGTCATAGGTAATTTTGGTGTTTATAGCGTTTGGAGACTTGATAGAGAAATTCTTGAAAGACGAGCTAAAACTTTGAAAAAAGAGGGTGTTATTTCTACTTGGAAAAATCCTAGACCTGAAAGATTTTAA